The Brachyhypopomus gauderio isolate BG-103 chromosome 1, BGAUD_0.2, whole genome shotgun sequence genome includes a window with the following:
- the ora1 gene encoding olfactory receptor class A-like protein 1 → MDLCITIKGVSFLLQTGLGILANLLVLMAYSHIACVEPRLQPVDQILAHLAFANLVLLLTRGVPQTMTVFGLRHLLDDPGCKVVIYAYRISRALSVCLTCMLSVFQAVTIAPVAGLLLARLKACLPQLVTPTFVVLWLLNMLVCIAAPLCSVAPRNGTVPPFTLNLGFCHVDFHNSLSYVINGAAVSGRDFTFVGLMLTSSVYILVLLHKHSKQVRGIRRSQGSSMEMRAAKTVVTLVVLYAVFFGIDNVIWIYMLTVTQVPAVVADMRVFFSSCYATLSPFLIISSNKKIKGRMVCATSDPKQQSGDDYAEKGNTK, encoded by the coding sequence ATGGATCTCTGCATCACCATCAAAGGAGTCTCCTTCCTCTTGCAGACAGGACTGGGTATACTGGCTAACCTGCTGGTGCTGATGGCTTACAGTCACATCGCCTGTGTAGAGCCTCGTCTACAGCCCGTGGACCAAATCCTGGCTCACCTGGCCTTCGCCAACCTGGTGCTGCTGCTGACCCGTGGGGTGCCACAGACCATGACTGTCTTTGGCCTGCGCCACCTGCTGGACGACCCTGGATGCAAGGTGGTGATTTACGCCTACCGCATCAGCCGCGCCCTCTCCGTCTGCCTCACCTGCATGCTGAGTGTCTTCCAGGCCGTAACCATAGCGCCCGTTGCCGGGCTACTCCTGGCCAGGTTGAAGGCGTGTCTGCCTCAGCTGGTCACGCCCACCTTCGTGGTGCTGTGGCTGCTGAACATGCTCGTTTGCATCGCGGCGCCCCTGTGCTCCGTCGCCCCGCGCAATGGCACAGTGCCGCCGTTCACCTTGAATCTGGGCTTCTGTCACGTCGACTTCCACAACAGCCTGTCATATGTGATCAACGGCGCGGCTGTCTCGGGCCGAGACTTCACCTTCGTGGGCCTGATGCTCACCTCCAGCGTATACATACTTGTCCTCCTGCACAAACACAGCAAGCAGGTGAGAGGCATTCGGCGCTCACAGGGGAGTTCCATGGAGATGCGGGCAGCCAAGACTGTCGTCACTCTGGTGGTCTTGTACGCGGTGTTTTTCGGTATTGATAATGTGATCTGGATCTACATGCTCACGGTGACACAGGTTCCAGCCGTGGTGGCCGATATGAGGGTTTTCTTCTCATCGTGTTATGCAACGCTCAGTCCTTTCCTCATAATCAGCTCCAACAAGAAGATAAAAGGGAGGATGGTGTGTGCAACAAGTGACCCCAAACAGCAGTCTGGGGATGACTACGCCGAAAAAGGAAACACAAAATAG
- the LOC143512102 gene encoding transforming protein RhoA, with translation MAAIRKKLVIVGDGACGKTCLLIVFSKDQFPEVYVPTVFENYVADIEVDCKQVELALWDTAGQEDYDRLRPLSYPDTDVILMCFSIDSPDSLENIPEKWTPEVKHFCPNVPIILVGNKKDLRNDEHTRRELAKMKQEPVKPEEGRDMANRIYAFGYMECSAKTKDGVRDVFEMATRAALQARKGKKGTKCLIL, from the exons ATGGCAGCAATCCGTAAAAAACTGGTGATAGTTGGCGACGGAGCGTGTGGAAAGACATGTCTCCTCATCGTCTTCAGTAAGGACCAGTTTCCCGAGGTCTACGTGCCCACAGTGTTTGAGAACTACGTAGCGGACATCGAGGTGGACTGCAAACAA GTCGAGCTCGCCCTATGGGACACAGCTGGTCAAGAGGACTATGACCGGCTACGGCCACTCTCCTACCCAGACACAGACGTCATCCTGATGTGCTTTTCCATCGATAGCCCAGACAGTCTTG AGAACATTCCAGAGAAATGGACTCCAGAGGTGAAGCACTTCTGCCCCAATGTCCCCATCATCCTGGTGGGCAACAAAAAAGACTTGCGTAACGACGAGCACACCCGCCGTGAGCTGGCCAAGATGAAGCAG gaaccagtcaaaccagaggaaggcagagacatgGCCAACCGAATCTACGCCTTCGGATACATGGAGTGCTCTGCCAAGACAAAGGATGGTGTGAGGGATGTATTTGAAATGGCCACCAGGGCGGCGCTGCAGGCCAGAAAGGGCAAGAAGGGCACCAAATGCCTCATATTGTAA